A stretch of the Hydra vulgaris chromosome 09, alternate assembly HydraT2T_AEP genome encodes the following:
- the LOC101234270 gene encoding forkhead box protein I3 yields the protein MNNLTKPGSYLPEQSFKFKSQDVLIEDKDNNLSYTAMIAQAIMVSSCKRLTLSEIYEYMANTFEILKKRGTGWRNCVRHTLSLNECFLKLHRPENGRSCNWTVHPAYFEAFSKGDYRKRRANRKKSRSVSWIDDRNLAYPQTIGLPYIREPDIRMREDLSRVPVNDQHTNALWQSYASSPAIKPEQYHTLNQFPYDNRMTTLPQGSSNLNTSPFSSHSMHPYQQHPETQYPIIQTHNEGSDVPQTSRYSNTRVKDSRMYQNHMDYLQENPPSQYPLDTHCLTNSTFGTRTYRQDFF from the coding sequence ATGAATAATCTTACAAAACCAGGGTCTTATCTTCCagaacaaagttttaaatttaaatcgcAAGATGTGTTAATTGAAGACAAGGATAATAATCTATCATACACTGCTATGATTGCTCAAGCTATCATGGTTTCTTCTTGTAAACGTTTGACTTTATCAGAAATATACGAGTATATGGCAAATacctttgaaatattaaaaaaaagaggaacTGGCTGGAGAAACTGTGTTAGACACACATTGTCACTTAATGAATGCTTTTTAAAACTACATCGCCCAGAAAATGGTCGTAGTTGCAATTGGACAGTACACCCTGCATACTTTGAAGCTTTTTCAAAAGGCGATTATAGAAAAAGAAGAGCAAACAGAAAAAAATCTCGCTCTGTTTCTTGGATTGACGATCGAAATTTAGCTTATCCACAAACTATTGGTCTTCCTTACATACGCGAACCAGATATTCGAATGCGCGAAGATTTGTCTAGAGTACCTGTAAACGATCAACATACGAATGCATTATGGCAAAGTTATGCAAGTTCACCTGCTATTAAACCCGAGCAATATCATACCTTAAATCAATTTCCTTATGACAATAGAATGACTACGCTTCCACAAGGTAGCTCCAATTTAAATACATCGCCTTTTTCATCTCACAGCATGCATCCATATCAACAGCATCCAGAAACTCAATATCCTATTATTCAAACACACAATGAAGGAAGTGACGTTCCTCAAACTTCTCGCTACTCAAATACTCGTGTTAAAGACAGTCGCATGTATCAAAATCATATGGATTACTTGCAAGAGAACCCCCCCTCACAATATCCACTTGATACACATTGCCTGACTAATTCGACGTTTGGAACTAGAACATAtagacaagattttttttaa
- the LOC100200175 gene encoding paired box protein Pax-3-like isoform X1, with product MPYQWLTCLLGRCNGTFLKKFEMSSFLMENILKEEFNTKKCSLKNPQQNQPRLEFQCISHNTSPEFKTKTQERYERNILLDEYSCFSRSCHLCYGQLNSDPFKLNSKISSELWRQDYPDLNYMERSCFYCPTQHFILNNVNLNTDKSFKKNSCSPHFLKRRHRTIFSDEQLNVLERLFNKTHYPDVIVREEIAGIINLTEEKVEVWFKNRRARWRKQKKDLPGIY from the exons ATGCCTTATCAGTGGCTTACTTGTTTACTGGGTCGATGCAACgggacatttttaaaaaagtttgaaatgaGTTCGTTTTTAATGGAAAACATACTCAAAGAAGaattcaatacaaaaaaatgcaGCTTAAAAAATCCCCAACAAAACCAACCGAGGTTAGAGTTTCAATGCATTTCACACAATACTAGTCCTGAATTTAAAACGAAAACTCAAGAAAGATAtgaaagaaacattttattagaCGAATACAGTTGTTTTTCACGCTCATGTCATTTATGTTACGGACAATTAAATTCTGATCCATTTaagttaaattcaaaaatttcttcgGAGCTATGGCGTCaag ATTACCCTGACCTAAACTACATGGAGCGCTCTTGCTTTTATTGTCCTACACAACATTTCATTTTGAATAATGTTAATTTGAATACGGATAAATCGTTCAAAAAGAATTCATGTTCTCCACATTTCTTAAAAAGAAGACACAGAACAATTTTTTCGGATGAACAATTAAACGTATTAGaaagattgtttaataaaacgcACTATCCTGACGTTATTGTGAGAGAAGAAATAGCAGGAATAATAAACTTAACAGAAGAAAAGGTTGAG gTGTGGTTCAAAAATCGCCGAGCCAGATGGAGAAAGCAAAAGAAAGATTTGCCtggaatttattaa